The Methanocorpusculum vombati genome segment CTATTACGGCGATGAAAAATCGGCGGGTCCCGGCGTGTTTCTCAAACGGTTTGCCGATTTTCCGCTGATCGATGTCCGGAGTTTTGCGCAGTACCGCATCTATCTTGCAGCTCCGCTGTTTTCTGAAGCCCAGAAGATCTACAACGCTGGTCTTGCCGGTCTTCTTGCTTCGCAGTATTATTCGGTGCATCTGCCCCAGAACTTTGAGGACACCGCCGAGTCACGGAGCAAGAACCGTGAGGAACTGATCTATCGCTGGAATCTTGCGGCTCTGAAAAACAGTGACATTGTTGTTGCGGTGATTGACGGGTCCGATGCAGACTCCGGCACTGCATGGGAGATGGGATATGCAACCGCACTCGGCAAACGGGTGATTGCGATCCGCACGGATTTCCGGCGCTACAGTGAGAATGAACTGGTGAATCTCATGCTGGAAACGGAAGCCGAGATTGCGGGCAGCAGTG includes the following:
- a CDS encoding nucleoside 2-deoxyribosyltransferase; translation: MYVLVSACILNEKLRAEGITTDADRAVWAAAAARCRQFGIEMVPLPCPETLYLGVPRSPGSFLDRLNTPEFAAVLDHLEEQVRTLIAERGEPPIAIIGVNSSPTCGVTTTYYGDEKSAGPGVFLKRFADFPLIDVRSFAQYRIYLAAPLFSEAQKIYNAGLAGLLASQYYSVHLPQNFEDTAESRSKNREELIYRWNLAALKNSDIVVAVIDGSDADSGTAWEMGYATALGKRVIAIRTDFRRYSENELVNLMLETEAEIAGSSEELLSLLTCGSA